A genomic segment from Brienomyrus brachyistius isolate T26 chromosome 9, BBRACH_0.4, whole genome shotgun sequence encodes:
- the LOC125749683 gene encoding rho GTPase-activating protein 33-like isoform X5, with translation MSKRLSIVKGHFPKLVDCAHFHYENVDFGSIELQLANTQNDASWSSSYAKDLVFLVQVSCKGKAWMVRRSYEEFRTLDAHLHQCIYDRRYSQLLPLPGPSEIGDKLEMLNPLLSEYLSRLSMIVDNKLNCGPVLTWMEIDNHGNRFLLKEEASLNVPAIAAAHVIKRYTAQASDEISIEVGDILSVIDMPPKEDTSWWRGKHGFQVGFFPSECVELISEKVPHSVSAPSSKDGDLSGTKPGLVNVATPPSPTSVLQPWFLRVTVSKKHGKLMGFLRAFMKSRPTKQKLKQRGILKERVFGCDLGEHLLNSGNDVPQVLKSCSEFIEKFGIVDGIYRHSGVSSNIQKLRHEFDSENVPDLTKDLYMQDIHCVGSLCKLYFRELPNPLLTYQLYDKFADCMGDMTEDERMVKVHDVIQQLPPPHYRTLEYLMKHLARLATYSNETNMHIKNLAIVWAPNLLRSMEIEAVGLNGANPFKEVRIQSVVVEFLLSNVEVLFSDSFTSVGRFNTERQSLTRPKSFVSTKLLTLEEAQARTQAPLLQLGAPLSFQGQFHTVLDLPEERRKRGFKSRKSAGGSWKTFFAMGKQGGSGRRKPMRISSLFQPSTSHAGCRVDSLTLRSAKSEESLSSQHSGAGQTKMQRLRRPRSSSDGLSLASPAQPELLSKQPPSRSYDSLLPDDPHAPGGDDANDDNADDEEGVYMLPDLSRDPASSWMAEDVVDFSPTFLEDGPIGLGSITGANRDSPNAAKSPPYRCVNHKGPSHSRSQSQRSVTEDPDSVLNQSEVAARRSLILAAVSPPVQMFLQHKPSAVAQHTEASSSPPHSQPVTASTSSHLSQERRSFTRKVVQALSPKAPKYPPLDISDPVAISVPAKVLEMIGGRAGELQLGPHSATPPQPPQMISMLLRSCDFQLTENCQQELRSKLGAEVKGQGILFSPSPVVPSQQPPPPPPKNPARLMALALAESANKALRGESISPPFCSPQFQESPSLMGPPADTDNVPTSPSDANQLYSTVRPLSAWMSEGKTNTADPQEGPQQAGSSQGPDTGTLSSQTSASDSGASNSEVSAGSSSGESNTSPGLVYKNQQQQQQQQAQHKIHSLFPEEQPNNDEASSQTKVPHYSRQFSAPHQQNKPSTQPQLLHSKSESSPLAQVHAVQPPRPKVFSRPLDQTPLSRADNFMRRSLDAARIRRIITQSQNPSAPLSRAFSERISGTSHVVPRYQASQLPSRSASTAMRPQAPQASKIQPIAATEDQGKMENFYYEIAAPEHPPPSYTRHSYQNMRLDAEGNYRPGNTEASQQPLSRVPPQKHSPHLSHVSMVTKGPQLWSSEVTRAWAAAQSHSHSFSHGHHRPQESSPMHHPLCHLSSSVRLSSNPAMGIPLSVHQRHQHRSQYSPSDLAASQLHPYFENGKVCYRHFEPFGAENHHSLAEMPVQSPSSLVLRPLPKQPEQSEPIYVNFPISSPIPASKTKSWATTDLDGDSQQSSDSLAPPSDVLADSSNPDAKQENPKRLASSSYDSPAQVEVEDGLVAKTTVAAVGHAQSRSDTQSATVDSSQKLTGKEIASLLIEKLAEDEGDGLCAVTSSSTSSSPPLEHPPNPYPSQHQHSYNVYTSGPFHSYLEGQAPLRGEAPGFQRPDPLRRSTSSGGHYRQAFDVMPSGDQVLKFYHAQDFNPNPYPVHPHYQDQFYTSQPSTENTLTSTSGLLTNLSLGTPRGFSAQPGGYPAVSYQHSQYPFQSAPMQAPYPSAPRREAVLNPSLQSSGLRSQRGLARQGSLPGPNWTVHSEGQTRSYC, from the exons ATGAGCAAAAG GTTATCCATTGTGAAAGGCCATTTCCCCAAACTAGTTGACTGTGCTCACTTCCACTATGAAAATGTGGATTTTGGATCCATTGAG TTGCAGTTGGCCAACACACAGAATGATGCCAGCTGGAGCTCCAGTTATGCCAAGGACTTGGTCTTCCTAGTCCAGGTGTCCTGCAAG GGCAAAGCATGGATGGTGCGCCGGTCTTACGAAGAGTTCCGCACGCTGGACGCTCACCTGCACCAGTGCATCTATGACCGGCGTTACTCACAGCTGCTGCCCCTGCCGGGCCCCAGCGAGATTGGGGACAAGCTGGAG ATGCTCAATCCGCTGTTGTCCGAGTACCTGAGTCGTCTTTCCATGATTGTGGACAACAAGCTCAACTGTGGGCCTGTGCTCACTTGGATGGAG ATTGACAACCATGGCAACCGGTTCCTGCTGAAAGAGGAAGCGTCGCTGAACGTCCCCGCCATCGCCGCCGCCCACGTCATCAAGCGCTACACAGCACAGGCCAGTGATGAGATCTCCATCGAG GTAGGAGATATCCTGTCAGTGATTGATATGCCGCCCAAGGAGGACACTAGCTGGTGGAGAGGCAAACATGGATTCCAG GTTGGCTTCTTCCCCAGTGAATGTGTGGAGCTCATCAGTGAGAAGGTCCCACACTCAGTCAGTGCCCCATCATCCAAAG ATGGAGATCTAAGTGGCACAAAGCCAGGTCTTGTGAATGTGGCCACACCCCCTTCTCCCACATCAG TGCTTCAGCCTTGGTTCCTAAGAGTTACTG TATCCAAGAAGCATGGTAAACTGATGGGCTTCCTGCGTGCATTTATGAAGTCCAGGCCAACAAAGCAGAAGCTGAAGCAGAGAGGCATTCTGAAGGagagggtgtttggctgtgaCCTGGGAGAACACCTGCTCAACTCTGGGAACGATG TTCCCCAGGTTCTGAAGAGTTGTTCAGAGTTCATTGAGAAGTTTGGTATTGTGGACGGAATCTATAGACACTCCGGTGTGTCATCCAACATACAGAAGCTCAG GCATGAGTTTGACAGTGAAAATGTGCCTGATCTGACCAAGGACCTGTACATGCAGGACATACATTGTGTGGGTTCTTTGTGCAAACTTTACTTCCGGGAGCTACCGAATCCACTGCTCACCTACCAGTTGTATGACAAGTTTGCT GACTGTATGGGAGACATGACTGAGGACGAGCGCATGGTGAAGGTCCATGATGTCATTCAGCAGCTTCCACCACCTCACTACAG GACCCTGGAGTACCTTATGAAGCATCTTGCTCGCCTGGCCACCTACAGCAATGAGACCAACATGCACATCAAGAACCTGGCCATTGTCTGGGCGCCCAACCTGCTGCG GTCCATGGAGATTGAAGCAGTTGGGCTAAACGGAGCCAATCCATTTAAAGAGGTGCGCATCCAGTCTGTGGTGGTGGAGTTCCTTCTGAGCAACGTGGAAGTCCTCTTCAGCGATTCATTCACATCTGTGGGCCGCTTCAACACAG AGCGGCAATCCCTGACCAGACCCAAGTCGTTTGTGTCCACCAAGCTGCTGACCCTAGAGGAGGCTCAGGCCAGGACTCAGGCCCCTTTGCTCCAGCTAGGAGCACCGCTGTCCTTCCAGGGCCAGTTCCACACTGTACTTGACCTACCTGAAGAAAG GAGGAAGAGGGGCTTTAAGAGCCGGAAGTCAGCGGGAGGAAGCTGGAAGACGTTCTTCGCCATGGGGAAACAGGGAGGCTCTGGCCGCCGGAAGCCCATGCGGATCAGCTCCCTGTTCCAGCCGTCCACTTCCCATGCTG GTTGCCGTGTTGATAGTCTCACCCTGCGGTCAGCAAAAAGTGAGGAGTCTCTGTCCTCTCAGCACAGTGGGGCAG GACAGACGAAGATGCAGCGTCTCCGCCGGCCGCGCTCCAGCAGCGACGGGCTCTCTCTTGCCTCCCCGGCCCAGCCTGAGCTGCTGTCCAAGCAGCCACCCAGTCGCTCCTATGACAGCCTCCTGCCTGATGACCCTCATGCCCCTGGGGGGGATGATGCCAATGATGACAATGCTGATGACGAGGAAGGTGTCTATATGCTACCAGATTTGTCTCGGGACCCTGCCTCGTCATGGATGGCAGAAGACGTGGTCGACTTTAGCCCCACATTCCTTGAAGACGGCCCCATAGGACTGGGCAGCATCACTGGGGCCAACAGAGACTCCCCCAATGCTGCCAAATCGCCACCCTACCGCTGTGTTAATCACAAGGGGCCCTCCCACTCTCGCTCCCAGAGCCAGCGCTCCGTCACAGAGGATCCGGACTCGGTGCTCAATCAGTCGGAGGTGGCAGCCCGCAGGAGTCTCATCCTAGCTGCAGTCTCACCGCCCGTACAGATGTTCCTCCAGCACAAACCCTCAGCAGTGGCCCAGCACACAGAGGCCagcagcagccccccccacagtcaaccTGTCACTGCCTCCACCTCCTCACATCTGTCTCAAGAGCGGCGCTCTTTCACCCGCAAGGTGGTGCAGGCGCTTTCTCCCAAGGCACCAAAGTATCCTCCACTAGATATCTCAGACCCTGTCGCCATCAGTGTCCCAGCGAAG GTCCTGGAGATGATAGGTGGCCGTGCTGGGGAACTTCAGCTAGGACCACATAGTGCTACACCCCCCCAACCACCTCAGATGATTTCAATGCTGCTTAGGTCATGTGACTTCCAGCTAACGGAGAACTGCCAGCAGGAACTGCGCAGTAAACTGGGTGCAGAGGTCAAGGGTCAAG GCATTCTCTTCTCCCCCAGCCCTGTCGTGCCCTCACAGcagccacccccacctccgcccAAAAACCCTGCACGGCTTATGGCCTTGGCCCTGGCAGAGAGCGCCAACAAAGCCCTGCGGGGGGAGAGCATTTCACCCCCATTCTGCTCCCCCCAGTTCCAGGAGAGCCCCTCCCTCATGGGCCCCCCTGCTGACACAGACAACGTGCCGACCTCGCCTTCTGATGCAAACCAACTTTACTCCACCGTCCGCCCATTATCTGCGTGGATGTCTGAGGGCAAGACCAACACAGCCGACCCACAGGAGGGGCCGCAGCAGGCAGGCAGTTCTCAGGGGCCG GATACAGGCACTCTTTCCTCGCAGACATCGGCCTCTGACTCTGGGGCATCTAACTCTGAGGTGTCAGCTGGTAGCTCATCTGGAGAATCGAATACATCTCCAGGTCTGGTCTAcaaaaaccagcagcagcaacagcaacaGCAGGCACAGCATAAAATTCACAGCCTGTTCCCTGAAGAACAACCTAACAATGATGAAGCTTCATCTCAGACGAAGGTTCCTCACTATTCCCGTCAGTTCTCTGCTCCCCACCAACAGAACAAACCCTCCACCCAGCCTCAGCTCCTGCACTCCAAGTCAGAGAGCTCCCCGCTGGCCCAGGTACACGCTGTCCAGCCCCCACGACCCAAGGTGTTCTCCAGACCACTGGATCAAACTCCTCTCTCCCGGGCTGACAATTTCATGCGACGTTCCCTGGATGCTGCCCGAATTCGGCGCATTATCACCCAGTCGCAGAACCCTAGTGCCCCACTGTCGCGGGCATTCTCTGAGCGCATAAGTGGGACGTCACATGTGGTGCCGCGTTACCAAGCTTCACAGCTGCCCAGCCGCTCAGCTTCCACTGCCATGCGGCCTCAGGCGCCCCAGGCTTCTAAGATCCAGCCCATAGCAGCTACAGAGGATCAGGGCAAAATGGAGAACTTCTACTATGAAATAGCTGCACCTGAACATCCACCACCCAGTTACACCCGGCACAGCTACCAGAACATGAGGCTGGATGCAGAGGGGAACTACCGTCCTGGTAACACTGAGGCAAGCCAGCAGCCTCTCTCCAGAGTCCCACCCCAAAAGCACAGTCCACACCTCAGCCATGTATCCATGGTGACCAAGGGACCCCAGTTATGGTCTTCTGAAGTCACACGTGCCTGGGCGGCAGCACAGTCCCACTCACACTCTTTTTCTCACGGCCATCATCGTCCTCAGGAGAGCTCCCCAATGCATCACCCCCTGTGTCACCTCTCCTCCTCAGTCAGGCTGTCCTCAAACCCCGCTATGGGTATACCACTCTCAGTCCACCAGCGCCACCAGCATCGATCCCAGTATTCCCCCTCTGATCTTGCTGCTTCACAGTTGCACCCCTACTTTGAGAATGGCAAAGTGTGCTACCGACATTTTGAGCCCTTTGGCGCTGAGAATCATCATTCCCTGGCCGAGATGCCAGTGCAGTCACCCTCTTCGCTGGTGTTGAGGCCATTACCAAAGCAGCCAGAGCAGTCCGAACCCATCTATGTGAATTTCCCCATCAGCAGCCCCATTCCTGCCAGTAAAACCAAAAGCTGGGCCACCACTGACTTAGACGGAGACTCCCAGCAATCATCTGACTCCCTGGCCCCACCTTCTGATGTGCTCGCCGATTCCTCCAACCCTGATGCTAAACAAGAGAATCCTAAACGATTGGCTTCTTCTTCTTATGACAGTCCAGCACAAGTTGAGGTTGAAGACGGCCTGGTTGCCAAGACAACAGTAGCAGCTGTGGGACATGCTCAGAGTCGCTCAGACACCCAGAGTGCCACTGTGGATTCCAGCCAGAAACTGACTGGGAAAGAAATAGCCTCTCTGCTTATtgagaagctggcagaggatgaAGGGGATGGCCTGTGTGCTGtcacctcctcctccacctcctcatcACCTCCACTAGAGCACCCCCCAAATCCCTATCCCAGCCAGCACCAGCACTCCTACAATGTCTACACATCTGGACCATTTCATAGTTATTTGGAGGGCCAGGCCCCACTGCGTGGAGAGGCACCAGGCTTTCAGCGACCAGACCCTCTACGAAGGTCCACCTCGTCAGGCGGACACTACCGACAAGCCTTCGACGTAATGCCATCTGGTGATCAAGTACTGAAATTCTACCATGCACAGGATTTTAACCCGAACCCCTACCCTGTTCATCCCCATTATCAGGACCAATTCTATACCAGCCAACCCTCAACAGAAAATACCCTTACCTCCACTTCTGGCCTCCTCACAAACCTGTCACTAGGAACACCACGAGGGTTTAGTGCTCAACCAGGAGGTTATCCAGCAGTCTCATATCAGCACAGTCAATATCCTTTCCAATCTGCACCCATGCAGGCCCCATATCCCAGCGCACCACGCAGAGAGGCAGTCTTGAATCCTTCACTTCAGTCATCTGGGCTAAGAAGCCAAAGGGGCCTGGCTCGTCAAGGTAGCCTTCCGGGACCTAACTGGACTGTCCACTCTGAGGGGCAGACACGCAGCTACTGCTGA
- the LOC125749683 gene encoding rho GTPase-activating protein 33-like isoform X2, which produces MKRGGSVSGPQWVRKCAMFVRAMSLTDMSGVLPRALTLQLPAQSTDNLDSSREPTTRSVGSTANLKGKMSKRLSIVKGHFPKLVDCAHFHYENVDFGSIELQLANTQNDASWSSSYAKDLVFLVQVSCKGKAWMVRRSYEEFRTLDAHLHQCIYDRRYSQLLPLPGPSEIGDKLEMLNPLLSEYLSRLSMIVDNKLNCGPVLTWMEIDNHGNRFLLKEEASLNVPAIAAAHVIKRYTAQASDEISIEVGDILSVIDMPPKEDTSWWRGKHGFQVGFFPSECVELISEKVPHSVSAPSSKDGDLSGTKPGLVNVATPPSPTSVSKKHGKLMGFLRAFMKSRPTKQKLKQRGILKERVFGCDLGEHLLNSGNDVPQVLKSCSEFIEKFGIVDGIYRHSGVSSNIQKLRHEFDSENVPDLTKDLYMQDIHCVGSLCKLYFRELPNPLLTYQLYDKFADCMGDMTEDERMVKVHDVIQQLPPPHYRTLEYLMKHLARLATYSNETNMHIKNLAIVWAPNLLRSMEIEAVGLNGANPFKEVRIQSVVVEFLLSNVEVLFSDSFTSVGRFNTERQSLTRPKSFVSTKLLTLEEAQARTQAPLLQLGAPLSFQGQFHTVLDLPEERRKRGFKSRKSAGGSWKTFFAMGKQGGSGRRKPMRISSLFQPSTSHAGCRVDSLTLRSAKSEESLSSQHSGAGQTKMQRLRRPRSSSDGLSLASPAQPELLSKQPPSRSYDSLLPDDPHAPGGDDANDDNADDEEGVYMLPDLSRDPASSWMAEDVVDFSPTFLEDGPIGLGSITGANRDSPNAAKSPPYRCVNHKGPSHSRSQSQRSVTEDPDSVLNQSEVAARRSLILAAVSPPVQMFLQHKPSAVAQHTEASSSPPHSQPVTASTSSHLSQERRSFTRKVVQALSPKAPKYPPLDISDPVAISVPAKVLEMIGGRAGELQLGPHSATPPQPPQMISMLLRSCDFQLTENCQQELRSKLGAEVKGQGILFSPSPVVPSQQPPPPPPKNPARLMALALAESANKALRGESISPPFCSPQFQESPSLMGPPADTDNVPTSPSDANQLYSTVRPLSAWMSEGKTNTADPQEGPQQAGSSQGPDTGTLSSQTSASDSGASNSEVSAGSSSGESNTSPGLVYKNQQQQQQQQAQHKIHSLFPEEQPNNDEASSQTKVPHYSRQFSAPHQQNKPSTQPQLLHSKSESSPLAQVHAVQPPRPKVFSRPLDQTPLSRADNFMRRSLDAARIRRIITQSQNPSAPLSRAFSERISGTSHVVPRYQASQLPSRSASTAMRPQAPQASKIQPIAATEDQGKMENFYYEIAAPEHPPPSYTRHSYQNMRLDAEGNYRPGNTEASQQPLSRVPPQKHSPHLSHVSMVTKGPQLWSSEVTRAWAAAQSHSHSFSHGHHRPQESSPMHHPLCHLSSSVRLSSNPAMGIPLSVHQRHQHRSQYSPSDLAASQLHPYFENGKVCYRHFEPFGAENHHSLAEMPVQSPSSLVLRPLPKQPEQSEPIYVNFPISSPIPASKTKSWATTDLDGDSQQSSDSLAPPSDVLADSSNPDAKQENPKRLASSSYDSPAQVEVEDGLVAKTTVAAVGHAQSRSDTQSATVDSSQKLTGKEIASLLIEKLAEDEGDGLCAVTSSSTSSSPPLEHPPNPYPSQHQHSYNVYTSGPFHSYLEGQAPLRGEAPGFQRPDPLRRSTSSGGHYRQAFDVMPSGDQVLKFYHAQDFNPNPYPVHPHYQDQFYTSQPSTENTLTSTSGLLTNLSLGTPRGFSAQPGGYPAVSYQHSQYPFQSAPMQAPYPSAPRREAVLNPSLQSSGLRSQRGLARQGSLPGPNWTVHSEGQTRSYC; this is translated from the exons GTGTCTTGCCCAGAGCATTGACATTGCAATTGCCG GCTCAGAGTACTGATAATCTGGACAGCTCCAGGGAGCCCACAACacgctcagtgggcagcacagCCAACTTGAAAGGGAAAATGAGCAAAAG GTTATCCATTGTGAAAGGCCATTTCCCCAAACTAGTTGACTGTGCTCACTTCCACTATGAAAATGTGGATTTTGGATCCATTGAG TTGCAGTTGGCCAACACACAGAATGATGCCAGCTGGAGCTCCAGTTATGCCAAGGACTTGGTCTTCCTAGTCCAGGTGTCCTGCAAG GGCAAAGCATGGATGGTGCGCCGGTCTTACGAAGAGTTCCGCACGCTGGACGCTCACCTGCACCAGTGCATCTATGACCGGCGTTACTCACAGCTGCTGCCCCTGCCGGGCCCCAGCGAGATTGGGGACAAGCTGGAG ATGCTCAATCCGCTGTTGTCCGAGTACCTGAGTCGTCTTTCCATGATTGTGGACAACAAGCTCAACTGTGGGCCTGTGCTCACTTGGATGGAG ATTGACAACCATGGCAACCGGTTCCTGCTGAAAGAGGAAGCGTCGCTGAACGTCCCCGCCATCGCCGCCGCCCACGTCATCAAGCGCTACACAGCACAGGCCAGTGATGAGATCTCCATCGAG GTAGGAGATATCCTGTCAGTGATTGATATGCCGCCCAAGGAGGACACTAGCTGGTGGAGAGGCAAACATGGATTCCAG GTTGGCTTCTTCCCCAGTGAATGTGTGGAGCTCATCAGTGAGAAGGTCCCACACTCAGTCAGTGCCCCATCATCCAAAG ATGGAGATCTAAGTGGCACAAAGCCAGGTCTTGTGAATGTGGCCACACCCCCTTCTCCCACATCAG TATCCAAGAAGCATGGTAAACTGATGGGCTTCCTGCGTGCATTTATGAAGTCCAGGCCAACAAAGCAGAAGCTGAAGCAGAGAGGCATTCTGAAGGagagggtgtttggctgtgaCCTGGGAGAACACCTGCTCAACTCTGGGAACGATG TTCCCCAGGTTCTGAAGAGTTGTTCAGAGTTCATTGAGAAGTTTGGTATTGTGGACGGAATCTATAGACACTCCGGTGTGTCATCCAACATACAGAAGCTCAG GCATGAGTTTGACAGTGAAAATGTGCCTGATCTGACCAAGGACCTGTACATGCAGGACATACATTGTGTGGGTTCTTTGTGCAAACTTTACTTCCGGGAGCTACCGAATCCACTGCTCACCTACCAGTTGTATGACAAGTTTGCT GACTGTATGGGAGACATGACTGAGGACGAGCGCATGGTGAAGGTCCATGATGTCATTCAGCAGCTTCCACCACCTCACTACAG GACCCTGGAGTACCTTATGAAGCATCTTGCTCGCCTGGCCACCTACAGCAATGAGACCAACATGCACATCAAGAACCTGGCCATTGTCTGGGCGCCCAACCTGCTGCG GTCCATGGAGATTGAAGCAGTTGGGCTAAACGGAGCCAATCCATTTAAAGAGGTGCGCATCCAGTCTGTGGTGGTGGAGTTCCTTCTGAGCAACGTGGAAGTCCTCTTCAGCGATTCATTCACATCTGTGGGCCGCTTCAACACAG AGCGGCAATCCCTGACCAGACCCAAGTCGTTTGTGTCCACCAAGCTGCTGACCCTAGAGGAGGCTCAGGCCAGGACTCAGGCCCCTTTGCTCCAGCTAGGAGCACCGCTGTCCTTCCAGGGCCAGTTCCACACTGTACTTGACCTACCTGAAGAAAG GAGGAAGAGGGGCTTTAAGAGCCGGAAGTCAGCGGGAGGAAGCTGGAAGACGTTCTTCGCCATGGGGAAACAGGGAGGCTCTGGCCGCCGGAAGCCCATGCGGATCAGCTCCCTGTTCCAGCCGTCCACTTCCCATGCTG GTTGCCGTGTTGATAGTCTCACCCTGCGGTCAGCAAAAAGTGAGGAGTCTCTGTCCTCTCAGCACAGTGGGGCAG GACAGACGAAGATGCAGCGTCTCCGCCGGCCGCGCTCCAGCAGCGACGGGCTCTCTCTTGCCTCCCCGGCCCAGCCTGAGCTGCTGTCCAAGCAGCCACCCAGTCGCTCCTATGACAGCCTCCTGCCTGATGACCCTCATGCCCCTGGGGGGGATGATGCCAATGATGACAATGCTGATGACGAGGAAGGTGTCTATATGCTACCAGATTTGTCTCGGGACCCTGCCTCGTCATGGATGGCAGAAGACGTGGTCGACTTTAGCCCCACATTCCTTGAAGACGGCCCCATAGGACTGGGCAGCATCACTGGGGCCAACAGAGACTCCCCCAATGCTGCCAAATCGCCACCCTACCGCTGTGTTAATCACAAGGGGCCCTCCCACTCTCGCTCCCAGAGCCAGCGCTCCGTCACAGAGGATCCGGACTCGGTGCTCAATCAGTCGGAGGTGGCAGCCCGCAGGAGTCTCATCCTAGCTGCAGTCTCACCGCCCGTACAGATGTTCCTCCAGCACAAACCCTCAGCAGTGGCCCAGCACACAGAGGCCagcagcagccccccccacagtcaaccTGTCACTGCCTCCACCTCCTCACATCTGTCTCAAGAGCGGCGCTCTTTCACCCGCAAGGTGGTGCAGGCGCTTTCTCCCAAGGCACCAAAGTATCCTCCACTAGATATCTCAGACCCTGTCGCCATCAGTGTCCCAGCGAAG GTCCTGGAGATGATAGGTGGCCGTGCTGGGGAACTTCAGCTAGGACCACATAGTGCTACACCCCCCCAACCACCTCAGATGATTTCAATGCTGCTTAGGTCATGTGACTTCCAGCTAACGGAGAACTGCCAGCAGGAACTGCGCAGTAAACTGGGTGCAGAGGTCAAGGGTCAAG GCATTCTCTTCTCCCCCAGCCCTGTCGTGCCCTCACAGcagccacccccacctccgcccAAAAACCCTGCACGGCTTATGGCCTTGGCCCTGGCAGAGAGCGCCAACAAAGCCCTGCGGGGGGAGAGCATTTCACCCCCATTCTGCTCCCCCCAGTTCCAGGAGAGCCCCTCCCTCATGGGCCCCCCTGCTGACACAGACAACGTGCCGACCTCGCCTTCTGATGCAAACCAACTTTACTCCACCGTCCGCCCATTATCTGCGTGGATGTCTGAGGGCAAGACCAACACAGCCGACCCACAGGAGGGGCCGCAGCAGGCAGGCAGTTCTCAGGGGCCG GATACAGGCACTCTTTCCTCGCAGACATCGGCCTCTGACTCTGGGGCATCTAACTCTGAGGTGTCAGCTGGTAGCTCATCTGGAGAATCGAATACATCTCCAGGTCTGGTCTAcaaaaaccagcagcagcaacagcaacaGCAGGCACAGCATAAAATTCACAGCCTGTTCCCTGAAGAACAACCTAACAATGATGAAGCTTCATCTCAGACGAAGGTTCCTCACTATTCCCGTCAGTTCTCTGCTCCCCACCAACAGAACAAACCCTCCACCCAGCCTCAGCTCCTGCACTCCAAGTCAGAGAGCTCCCCGCTGGCCCAGGTACACGCTGTCCAGCCCCCACGACCCAAGGTGTTCTCCAGACCACTGGATCAAACTCCTCTCTCCCGGGCTGACAATTTCATGCGACGTTCCCTGGATGCTGCCCGAATTCGGCGCATTATCACCCAGTCGCAGAACCCTAGTGCCCCACTGTCGCGGGCATTCTCTGAGCGCATAAGTGGGACGTCACATGTGGTGCCGCGTTACCAAGCTTCACAGCTGCCCAGCCGCTCAGCTTCCACTGCCATGCGGCCTCAGGCGCCCCAGGCTTCTAAGATCCAGCCCATAGCAGCTACAGAGGATCAGGGCAAAATGGAGAACTTCTACTATGAAATAGCTGCACCTGAACATCCACCACCCAGTTACACCCGGCACAGCTACCAGAACATGAGGCTGGATGCAGAGGGGAACTACCGTCCTGGTAACACTGAGGCAAGCCAGCAGCCTCTCTCCAGAGTCCCACCCCAAAAGCACAGTCCACACCTCAGCCATGTATCCATGGTGACCAAGGGACCCCAGTTATGGTCTTCTGAAGTCACACGTGCCTGGGCGGCAGCACAGTCCCACTCACACTCTTTTTCTCACGGCCATCATCGTCCTCAGGAGAGCTCCCCAATGCATCACCCCCTGTGTCACCTCTCCTCCTCAGTCAGGCTGTCCTCAAACCCCGCTATGGGTATACCACTCTCAGTCCACCAGCGCCACCAGCATCGATCCCAGTATTCCCCCTCTGATCTTGCTGCTTCACAGTTGCACCCCTACTTTGAGAATGGCAAAGTGTGCTACCGACATTTTGAGCCCTTTGGCGCTGAGAATCATCATTCCCTGGCCGAGATGCCAGTGCAGTCACCCTCTTCGCTGGTGTTGAGGCCATTACCAAAGCAGCCAGAGCAGTCCGAACCCATCTATGTGAATTTCCCCATCAGCAGCCCCATTCCTGCCAGTAAAACCAAAAGCTGGGCCACCACTGACTTAGACGGAGACTCCCAGCAATCATCTGACTCCCTGGCCCCACCTTCTGATGTGCTCGCCGATTCCTCCAACCCTGATGCTAAACAAGAGAATCCTAAACGATTGGCTTCTTCTTCTTATGACAGTCCAGCACAAGTTGAGGTTGAAGACGGCCTGGTTGCCAAGACAACAGTAGCAGCTGTGGGACATGCTCAGAGTCGCTCAGACACCCAGAGTGCCACTGTGGATTCCAGCCAGAAACTGACTGGGAAAGAAATAGCCTCTCTGCTTATtgagaagctggcagaggatgaAGGGGATGGCCTGTGTGCTGtcacctcctcctccacctcctcatcACCTCCACTAGAGCACCCCCCAAATCCCTATCCCAGCCAGCACCAGCACTCCTACAATGTCTACACATCTGGACCATTTCATAGTTATTTGGAGGGCCAGGCCCCACTGCGTGGAGAGGCACCAGGCTTTCAGCGACCAGACCCTCTACGAAGGTCCACCTCGTCAGGCGGACACTACCGACAAGCCTTCGACGTAATGCCATCTGGTGATCAAGTACTGAAATTCTACCATGCACAGGATTTTAACCCGAACCCCTACCCTGTTCATCCCCATTATCAGGACCAATTCTATACCAGCCAACCCTCAACAGAAAATACCCTTACCTCCACTTCTGGCCTCCTCACAAACCTGTCACTAGGAACACCACGAGGGTTTAGTGCTCAACCAGGAGGTTATCCAGCAGTCTCATATCAGCACAGTCAATATCCTTTCCAATCTGCACCCATGCAGGCCCCATATCCCAGCGCACCACGCAGAGAGGCAGTCTTGAATCCTTCACTTCAGTCATCTGGGCTAAGAAGCCAAAGGGGCCTGGCTCGTCAAGGTAGCCTTCCGGGACCTAACTGGACTGTCCACTCTGAGGGGCAGACACGCAGCTACTGCTGA